The following proteins are encoded in a genomic region of Vibrio tasmaniensis:
- a CDS encoding Hsp70 family protein, whose protein sequence is MEHQTQPSSHESSAQTHSQDQAPKFSIGIDLGTTHCVLSYIDTTNEDARVEVMPIPQLTAPGTVETRSQLGSFLYQPHEHEMNAGSRVLPWSSEPKALVGAIARNLGSKTPIRLVASAKSWLCHGGVNRRDAFLPAGSPEEVEKVSPLKTTELYLEHLKDAWNHANPEHKLADQDVTITVPASFDPAARDLTAEAARNVGFTHLTLLEEPQAALYSWIDNSNDTWRDEVDVGDIVLVIDIGGGTTDLSLVEVTQDDGNLSLNRIAVGEHILLGGDNMDLALAYRLKMKLAQEGKELAPWQVQAMTHACRDAKEALLNDAELQSVPIVVPSRGSKLLGATLKTDLTQQEVQQTLVDGFFPQVAVTDHPVQKTRGALTQMGLPYAQDAGITRHIAAFLSKQANALSGSGEAAQQDFNPFANMPGMPGAEAQAPAADFIKPTAVLFNGGVLKSNLLADRLSDTINEWLINADAEFAKQLSGLDLDLAVASGASYYGAVRRGQGVRIRGGIASSYYVGIESAMPAIPGMAPPMEALCVAPFGMEEGSSVQVPSQEFGLVIGQPVHFQFFGSTTRREDVAGTHLDHWAPEDLDELPEIQVILPVSEGRREGEVVPVTLASRVTELGTLYLEAIAADNGQKWHVEFDVREDTNSDSNEQA, encoded by the coding sequence ATGGAGCACCAAACTCAGCCATCATCGCACGAGTCATCTGCACAGACACATTCACAAGACCAAGCGCCTAAGTTCAGTATTGGTATCGATTTAGGTACCACACACTGCGTTTTGTCTTACATCGACACAACCAATGAAGACGCTCGCGTTGAGGTGATGCCAATCCCTCAACTAACGGCACCTGGTACAGTAGAAACTCGCAGCCAACTTGGCTCGTTCCTATACCAGCCGCACGAACATGAAATGAATGCGGGTTCTCGCGTTCTGCCTTGGTCTTCTGAGCCTAAAGCACTGGTAGGCGCTATTGCGCGTAACCTTGGTTCTAAAACCCCTATCCGTTTGGTAGCAAGTGCAAAATCTTGGCTATGCCACGGTGGCGTGAACCGTCGTGATGCTTTCCTTCCTGCAGGTAGCCCTGAAGAAGTTGAAAAAGTATCTCCGCTTAAGACAACTGAGTTGTACCTAGAGCACCTTAAAGATGCTTGGAACCACGCTAACCCAGAACACAAACTGGCAGACCAAGATGTAACGATCACCGTTCCAGCTTCGTTTGATCCTGCGGCTCGTGACCTAACAGCTGAAGCTGCGCGTAATGTTGGTTTCACTCACCTAACGCTTCTTGAAGAGCCACAAGCGGCTCTTTACAGCTGGATTGATAACAGCAACGACACATGGCGTGATGAAGTAGACGTTGGCGACATCGTTCTTGTTATCGATATCGGCGGTGGTACAACCGACCTTTCGTTAGTTGAAGTAACTCAAGATGACGGTAACCTAAGCCTGAACCGTATCGCAGTAGGTGAACATATCCTGCTTGGCGGCGACAACATGGACTTAGCACTCGCTTACCGTCTGAAAATGAAACTGGCTCAAGAAGGTAAAGAGTTAGCGCCTTGGCAGGTTCAAGCAATGACTCACGCGTGTCGTGATGCGAAAGAAGCATTGCTAAACGATGCTGAACTGCAATCTGTGCCGATCGTTGTTCCAAGCCGCGGCTCTAAGCTGCTTGGCGCAACACTGAAAACAGATCTGACTCAACAAGAAGTACAACAAACATTAGTTGATGGCTTCTTCCCACAAGTGGCGGTAACGGATCATCCGGTACAGAAAACTCGTGGTGCACTGACTCAGATGGGTCTGCCTTACGCACAAGATGCGGGTATCACTCGTCATATTGCTGCATTCCTTTCTAAGCAAGCCAATGCGCTTTCTGGAAGTGGCGAAGCCGCTCAACAAGATTTCAACCCGTTTGCAAACATGCCAGGTATGCCAGGAGCAGAAGCGCAAGCGCCAGCGGCAGACTTCATCAAACCAACAGCGGTACTGTTCAATGGTGGTGTTCTAAAATCGAACCTACTTGCTGATCGTCTATCAGATACGATCAATGAATGGCTAATTAACGCAGACGCTGAATTTGCTAAACAGCTTTCAGGTTTAGATCTAGACCTAGCGGTTGCAAGTGGCGCATCTTACTACGGCGCAGTGCGTCGTGGCCAAGGCGTTCGTATCCGTGGCGGTATCGCATCTTCTTACTACGTAGGAATTGAAAGTGCGATGCCAGCAATCCCAGGTATGGCTCCTCCAATGGAAGCGCTGTGTGTTGCACCATTTGGTATGGAAGAAGGCTCAAGCGTTCAAGTTCCTAGCCAAGAATTCGGTCTAGTGATTGGTCAGCCAGTACACTTCCAATTCTTCGGTTCTACGACCCGTCGTGAAGACGTAGCGGGTACGCACCTTGATCATTGGGCACCAGAAGACCTTGATGAACTTCCTGAGATTCAAGTGATACTGCCAGTATCTGAAGGTCGCCGTGAGGGTGAAGTGGTTCCGGTAACCCTAGCCTCTCGTGTTACTGAACTCGGCACGCTTTACCTAGAAGCAATTGCTGCTGATAACGGTCAGAAATGGCACGTTGAGTTCGACGTTCGTGAAGATACGAATAGCGACTCAAACGAACAAGCATAA